Within the Gemmatimonadetes bacterium SCN 70-22 genome, the region GCCCTTGCCCTGGATGGCCGAGTGGTGGACAAAGCAGTCCTTCTGTCCGTTCTCGGGGGTGATGAAGCCAAAGCCCTTGGCGTCGTTGAACCACTTCACGGTGCCGGTGATACGCATTGCC harbors:
- a CDS encoding cold-shock protein; its protein translation is MRITGTVKWFNDAKGFGFITPENGQKDCFVHHSAIQGKGFKSLAEGERVEFEVVQGQKGPAAENVVKIG